In Alphaproteobacteria bacterium, one DNA window encodes the following:
- a CDS encoding crotonase/enoyl-CoA hydratase family protein, whose protein sequence is MADRLLYEKKDNIVTLTLNDPDVRNAISDEEMISAIVEALHRINEDYDVRCAILTGAGTAFSSGGNVKNMQRHQGMFSGGVYNVRVGYQRGIQRIPTAMYELEVPIIAAVNGHAIGAGCDLACMCDIRIAARSARFAESFVKLGIIPGDGGAWFLPRAVGMSNAMLMAFTGEQFTGEQAYEMGLASKVVDDDKLMDEAMALARRIAVNPAYGLRMAKRLLREGERTGLHTLLDMSASMQAIAHQSEDHKEAVDAFVEKRKPVFRNK, encoded by the coding sequence GTGGCGGACAGGCTGCTCTACGAGAAGAAGGACAACATCGTCACGCTGACGCTGAACGATCCCGATGTTCGCAATGCGATCTCCGACGAGGAGATGATCAGCGCGATCGTCGAGGCCCTGCACCGCATCAACGAGGACTACGACGTGCGTTGCGCCATCCTGACCGGCGCCGGCACGGCCTTCAGCTCGGGTGGCAACGTCAAGAACATGCAGCGCCACCAAGGCATGTTCTCGGGCGGCGTCTACAATGTGCGCGTCGGCTATCAGCGCGGCATCCAGCGCATCCCGACGGCGATGTACGAGCTGGAGGTGCCGATCATCGCCGCTGTCAACGGGCATGCCATCGGCGCCGGCTGCGATCTGGCCTGCATGTGCGATATCCGCATCGCGGCTCGCAGCGCGCGCTTCGCCGAGAGCTTCGTCAAGCTCGGCATCATCCCCGGCGATGGCGGCGCCTGGTTCCTGCCGCGCGCCGTGGGCATGTCGAACGCCATGCTGATGGCCTTCACGGGCGAGCAGTTCACCGGCGAGCAGGCCTACGAGATGGGGCTCGCCTCGAAGGTTGTCGACGACGACAAGCTGATGGACGAGGCGATGGCGTTGGCCAGACGCATCGCCGTCAATCCCGCCTATGGCCTGCGCATGGCCAAGCGCCTGCTGCGCGAGGGCGAGCGCACCGGGCTGCACACGCTGCTCGACATGTCGGCCTCGATGCAGGCCATCGCGCATCAGAGCGAGGACCACAAGGAGGCGGTCGACGCCTTCGTCGAGAAGCGCAAGCCCGTGTTCAGGAACAAGTAG
- a CDS encoding acyl-CoA dehydrogenase produces the protein MDMHASVGRLRTEIIDKAEALAPTIEAAGARIEAERRIVPDVLAAMHGARLFRMLLPRSVDGEEVDPETFFRVVERIASADASTGWCLCQAGGCAMSAAYLEPDVAQKIFGASNSVLAWGPGPKVKAVADGNDGYRVTGSWAFASGGRHATWLGADCPLFAADGTPIRDALGRQIMRVFLVPTEQVQWTDIWNVIGLRGTASDQFALDDHYVRTDHSITRDHTRERRENGPLYRMSALYLYAIGFAGVALGTARPMLDTFMTFARDKYPRGIKSAIRDNNVVQLGVGQSEARLQSARALLLQSVREVWAEVQKTGTFTIPQRMQLRMATTHAIQMAREVSHFVYHAAGATAIFHDNPYERRFRDINTVTQQLQGRLSHLENVGNFLMGGEPDLNFA, from the coding sequence ATGGACATGCACGCCAGCGTCGGGCGCCTGCGCACCGAGATCATCGACAAGGCCGAGGCGCTGGCGCCGACGATCGAGGCGGCGGGGGCGCGCATCGAGGCCGAGCGGCGCATCGTTCCCGACGTACTGGCCGCGATGCACGGCGCGCGGCTGTTCCGCATGCTGCTGCCGCGATCGGTCGATGGCGAGGAGGTCGATCCCGAGACCTTCTTCCGTGTCGTCGAACGCATCGCCAGCGCTGATGCCAGCACCGGCTGGTGCCTGTGCCAGGCCGGCGGCTGCGCGATGTCGGCGGCCTATCTCGAGCCCGACGTGGCACAGAAGATCTTCGGTGCGTCGAACTCGGTGCTGGCCTGGGGTCCGGGCCCGAAGGTCAAGGCGGTGGCCGACGGCAACGATGGCTATCGTGTCACCGGCTCGTGGGCCTTCGCCTCGGGTGGGCGACACGCGACCTGGCTGGGCGCGGACTGCCCGCTATTCGCCGCCGACGGCACGCCGATCCGCGATGCGCTGGGACGCCAGATCATGCGCGTCTTTCTCGTTCCGACCGAACAGGTGCAGTGGACCGACATCTGGAACGTGATCGGCCTGCGCGGCACGGCGAGCGACCAGTTCGCGCTCGACGACCACTACGTGCGCACCGATCACTCGATCACCCGCGACCACACGCGCGAGCGGCGCGAGAACGGGCCGCTGTACCGCATGTCGGCGCTCTACCTCTACGCCATCGGCTTCGCCGGCGTGGCGCTGGGCACGGCGCGGCCGATGCTCGACACCTTCATGACCTTCGCACGCGACAAGTATCCGCGCGGCATCAAGAGCGCGATCCGCGACAACAACGTCGTGCAGCTTGGCGTCGGCCAGTCAGAGGCCAGGCTGCAGTCGGCCCGTGCGCTCCTGCTGCAGAGCGTACGCGAGGTGTGGGCCGAGGTGCAGAAGACCGGCACCTTCACCATCCCGCAGCGCATGCAGCTGCGCATGGCGACGACGCACGCGATCCAAATGGCGCGCGAGGTCTCGCACTTCGTCTATCACGCCGCGGGCGCCACCGCGATCTTCCACGACAATCCCTACGAGCGCCGCTTTCGCGACATCAACACCGTGACGCAGCAGCTGCAGGGCCGGCTGTCGCATCTCGAGAATGTCGGCAATTTCCTGATGGGCGGGGAGCCCGACCTGAACTTCGCATAG
- a CDS encoding pyridoxal phosphate-dependent aminotransferase, translated as MSVSRRADAVPPFIVMDVMREAAEKEARNESVIHLEVGQPSTPAPVGALDAAREALSRDRLGYVDALGIPKLRERIARHYHERYGIAVPAERVIVTTGSSNGFLLAFLGAFDAGARVAMAAPGYPPYRNILSALGLAPVDLVTTAVERYQPTVAQLEKAGALDGLIVASPSNPTGTMVTRAELAALYGHCRAHGLTLISDEIYHGLTYGERATTALEIGDDAIVVNSFSKYFSMTGWRVGWLVVPQALVRPIERLAQNLMISTPTISQHAALGAFECTDELEGHVRRYRANRDLLMAGLPKAGFDRLTVATGAFYTYADISHLTNDSVDFCRRMLREAGVATTPGVDFDPQRGRGTLRISFAGSTAEMEEAVRRLVAWKR; from the coding sequence ATGAGCGTGTCGCGCCGCGCCGATGCCGTGCCGCCGTTCATCGTCATGGACGTGATGCGGGAGGCGGCCGAGAAGGAGGCGCGCAACGAGAGCGTGATCCATCTCGAGGTCGGCCAGCCCAGCACGCCGGCGCCGGTCGGCGCCCTGGACGCCGCGCGCGAGGCGCTGTCGCGTGACCGGCTGGGCTATGTCGATGCGCTGGGCATCCCGAAGCTGCGCGAGCGCATCGCCCGGCACTACCACGAGCGCTACGGCATCGCGGTGCCGGCCGAGCGGGTGATCGTCACCACGGGCTCGTCGAATGGCTTCCTGCTGGCCTTCCTCGGCGCCTTCGATGCCGGCGCGCGGGTGGCGATGGCGGCGCCGGGCTATCCGCCCTACCGCAACATCCTCTCGGCGCTGGGGCTGGCGCCAGTCGATCTCGTGACCACGGCGGTCGAGCGCTATCAGCCGACCGTGGCGCAGCTCGAGAAGGCCGGCGCGCTCGACGGCCTGATCGTCGCCAGCCCGTCGAACCCGACCGGCACGATGGTGACGCGAGCCGAGCTGGCAGCGCTTTATGGTCATTGCCGCGCGCACGGCCTGACCCTGATCTCTGACGAGATTTATCACGGCCTGACCTACGGCGAGCGCGCGACCACGGCGCTGGAGATCGGCGACGACGCCATCGTCGTCAACAGCTTCTCCAAGTACTTCTCGATGACCGGCTGGCGCGTCGGCTGGCTGGTGGTGCCGCAGGCGCTGGTGCGGCCGATCGAGCGTCTGGCGCAGAATCTGATGATCTCGACGCCGACCATCTCGCAGCACGCCGCGCTGGGCGCGTTCGAGTGCACTGACGAGCTCGAAGGCCACGTGCGGCGCTATCGCGCCAATCGCGATCTGTTGATGGCCGGTTTGCCGAAGGCGGGGTTCGATCGCTTGACGGTCGCGACGGGTGCCTTCTACACCTATGCCGATATCTCGCACCTGACAAACGACAGTGTCGATTTCTGCCGCCGCATGCTGCGTGAGGCCGGAGTCGCGACGACGCCGGGTGTCGATTTCGATCCGCAGCGGGGCCGCGGAACGTTGCGGATTTCCTTCGCCGGCTCGACCGCGGAGATGGAGGAGGCAGTACGTCGACTTGTCGCCTGGAAGCGGTGA
- a CDS encoding nuclear transport factor 2 family protein — MARGRIPPFVPGIEEDDHEAILAANRAFYAAFSRRDFEALAGMWATTAPVACVHPGQPALLDRESVLRSWRAILRNPNAPKAGVSDEFVIVRHGLAIVICREILPAGQLIATNGFVREGEVWKMVHHHAAPAPPAQTSPPAERRDRRQLH; from the coding sequence ATGGCGCGCGGCCGCATCCCGCCCTTCGTGCCGGGCATCGAGGAAGATGACCACGAGGCGATCCTCGCCGCCAACCGCGCCTTCTATGCCGCCTTCAGCCGCCGTGACTTCGAGGCCCTGGCCGGGATGTGGGCGACCACGGCGCCGGTGGCCTGCGTGCATCCCGGCCAGCCGGCCCTGCTCGATCGCGAAAGCGTTCTGCGGTCCTGGCGGGCGATCCTGCGCAATCCCAACGCGCCCAAGGCCGGCGTCTCCGACGAGTTCGTCATCGTGCGCCATGGCCTGGCCATCGTGATCTGCCGCGAGATCCTGCCGGCCGGCCAGCTTATCGCCACGAATGGCTTCGTCCGCGAGGGCGAAGTCTGGAAGATGGTGCATCATCACGCGGCACCGGCGCCGCCGGCGCAGACGTCGCCACCAGCCGAGCGGCGCGACCGCCGCCAGCTGCATTGA
- a CDS encoding tetratricopeptide repeat protein, with translation MRGLLPLMLLCLSCTMPTVSAQSLYENAYQRCLRTPDFDPESAKLCSLVIDDPRTSPIDRAMALNNRSAMTRDEDQAMRDLNEAIRLAPKLAKLFNNRGVRNSYPDPSNAISDYTEALRLDPAYAVAWNNRGEAYLEMKRYDDAIRDFSEAIRLAPRYVHPMYNPYEFRARAKEAKGDDKGADADRALYLPIMERASQGDTDTRGPNASGLRAWEPFITK, from the coding sequence ATGCGCGGTCTCCTGCCGCTGATGCTGCTCTGCCTGTCCTGCACGATGCCGACGGTGTCGGCGCAGTCGCTGTATGAAAATGCCTACCAGCGTTGCCTGCGAACGCCGGACTTCGATCCCGAGTCGGCCAAGCTGTGCTCCCTCGTCATCGATGACCCGCGAACCTCGCCGATCGATCGCGCGATGGCGCTCAACAACCGCTCGGCAATGACCAGAGACGAAGATCAGGCGATGCGCGATCTGAACGAGGCAATTCGCCTGGCGCCCAAGCTGGCGAAGCTTTTCAACAATCGCGGGGTGCGCAACAGCTATCCCGACCCGTCGAATGCCATCTCCGACTACACCGAGGCGCTTCGCCTCGACCCCGCCTATGCCGTGGCATGGAACAATCGGGGCGAGGCGTACCTGGAGATGAAGCGGTACGACGACGCGATTCGCGATTTCAGCGAGGCCATCCGCCTCGCACCGCGCTACGTGCACCCCATGTACAACCCATATGAGTTTCGGGCGCGGGCGAAGGAGGCAAAGGGCGACGACAAGGGGGCCGACGCCGATCGCGCGCTGTACCTTCCAATCATGGAGCGCGCGAGCCAGGGCGACACGGATACTCGCGGTCCCAACGCCAGCGGCTTGCGCGCCTGGGAGCCGTTCATCACGAAGTAG
- the maiA gene encoding maleylacetoacetate isomerase, producing MKLYGYFRSSAAYRVRIALNLKSIVVEHASKHLRKGEHLSDDFAALNPQKLLPALKLDSGEILTQSLAILEYLEETHPDPPLLPRDPVGRARVRSLALIPACEIHPVQNLRVMGYVRQHYKQDDAGAFAWSRHWIEVGFEAYEKSIAGNPATGMFSHGDTPTMADLCLVPQVFNAGRFGVDMSKFPTIARINAACLKLPAFDLAQPSKQPDAEP from the coding sequence ATGAAGCTCTACGGTTACTTTCGGTCGTCCGCCGCCTATCGGGTGCGCATCGCGCTCAACCTCAAGAGCATCGTGGTCGAGCACGCGTCGAAGCATCTGCGCAAGGGTGAGCATCTCAGTGACGATTTCGCCGCGCTCAATCCGCAGAAGCTGCTGCCGGCACTGAAGCTCGATTCGGGCGAGATCCTCACCCAGTCATTGGCGATCCTCGAATACCTCGAGGAGACGCACCCCGATCCGCCGCTGCTGCCCAGGGATCCGGTCGGTCGCGCCCGCGTGCGCTCGCTGGCGCTGATCCCGGCCTGCGAGATCCATCCGGTGCAGAATTTGCGCGTGATGGGCTATGTGCGGCAGCACTACAAGCAGGACGACGCCGGCGCCTTCGCCTGGTCGAGGCACTGGATCGAGGTCGGCTTCGAGGCCTACGAGAAATCGATCGCCGGCAATCCGGCGACCGGCATGTTTAGCCACGGCGACACGCCGACCATGGCCGATCTCTGCCTGGTGCCGCAGGTCTTCAACGCCGGCCGCTTCGGCGTCGACATGTCGAAGTTCCCGACCATCGCGCGCATCAACGCGGCCTGCCTGAAATTGCCGGCCTTCGACCTGGCGCAGCCCTCGAAGCAGCCCGACGCGGAGCCATAA
- a CDS encoding acyl-CoA dehydrogenase family protein has translation MPTLDFPPFRLPPDAEELRTEVRAFLKGILPTLSAGERFKSWNSRSPEFSKAMGAKGWIGITWPKKYGGAEKSFLHRYVITEELLANGAPAGSHWVADRQSGPNILRYGSEEMKDAILPRIVKGECFFSIGMSEPDSGSDLASVRTRADRVEGGWRVNGTKIWTSGAHRSHYAITLLRTSGQREDRHRGLSQLVIDLKSPGITIRPIINLNGKHDWNEVVFRDCFVPDSMMLGEEGDGWLQVTGELAYERSGPERILTNIHVLKELIRIVGRQPGHHAQEVIGKLAARVWSLRQMSLSVAGMLQAGKSPAVEAAVTKDLGTHFQQDLPEIARVLGESDAADENDIEEFLDVCQMATLAAPAYSIQGGTTQILRGIIARGLGLR, from the coding sequence ATGCCGACCCTCGATTTCCCGCCGTTCCGCCTGCCGCCGGACGCCGAGGAATTGCGGACGGAGGTGCGGGCTTTCCTCAAGGGCATCCTGCCGACCTTGAGCGCGGGCGAACGCTTCAAGAGCTGGAACAGCCGCTCGCCGGAATTCAGCAAGGCGATGGGCGCGAAGGGCTGGATCGGCATTACCTGGCCGAAGAAGTATGGCGGCGCCGAGAAAAGCTTCCTGCACCGCTACGTGATCACCGAGGAGCTGCTGGCCAATGGCGCGCCGGCCGGCTCGCACTGGGTCGCCGACCGCCAGAGCGGTCCCAACATCCTGCGCTACGGCAGCGAAGAGATGAAGGACGCGATCCTGCCGCGTATCGTCAAGGGGGAGTGCTTCTTCTCGATCGGCATGAGCGAGCCGGATTCCGGCTCCGACCTCGCCTCGGTGCGCACCCGCGCCGACAGGGTCGAAGGCGGCTGGCGAGTCAACGGCACCAAGATCTGGACCAGCGGCGCGCATCGCTCGCACTACGCGATCACGCTCTTGCGCACCAGCGGCCAGCGCGAGGATCGCCATCGCGGCCTGAGCCAGCTGGTGATCGACCTTAAATCGCCGGGCATCACCATCCGGCCGATCATCAACCTCAACGGCAAGCACGACTGGAACGAGGTGGTGTTCCGCGACTGCTTCGTGCCCGATTCGATGATGCTGGGCGAGGAGGGCGATGGCTGGCTGCAGGTCACCGGCGAGCTCGCCTACGAGCGCAGCGGGCCTGAGCGCATCCTGACCAACATCCATGTGCTGAAGGAGCTGATCCGCATCGTCGGGCGTCAGCCCGGCCACCATGCGCAGGAGGTCATCGGCAAGCTCGCCGCCCGCGTCTGGAGCCTGCGCCAGATGTCGCTGTCGGTCGCCGGAATGCTGCAGGCCGGCAAGTCGCCGGCGGTCGAGGCGGCGGTGACCAAGGATCTCGGCACGCATTTCCAGCAGGACCTGCCGGAGATCGCGCGCGTGCTGGGCGAATCCGACGCCGCCGACGAGAACGACATCGAGGAATTCCTCGACGTCTGCCAGATGGCGACGCTTGCAGCGCCGGCCTACTCGATCCAGGGCGGCACGACGCAGATCCTGCGCGGCATCATCGCGCGCGGGCTGGGTCTGCGATGA
- a CDS encoding M48 family metalloprotease encodes MVPKRIVSCIALLLTLLGATASASAQRLVLVRDAEIENTIRIFAAPIFRAAGLDPGAIEVHLVQDASLNAFVAGGQRIFLHTGLIMRTENAGQLIGVIAHETGHIKGAHLAKLQDAIRNATAEAIIEQILAGAAVVAGSQVGRDSQGYPRDPRVLGGGSSTALRSFLSYTRSQEQQADQAAVGFLERAGISPRGMLEFMKILQVQERIYVGVRSTGYMRTHPMTGERIDFLEEQVARSRAVNAAEPAQFRELHARMVAKTLGYFEPQRALSKYPDSDRSIAARYGRAMALWRSGQVGASMSILDSLIREHPRDPYIHELKGDILRDSQRPAEAVSSYERAVALLPSSIALRYQLAQAQVNAGRFAPAVRNLDQVVIVETRNLGAWDLMARAQAGLGNQGMTDLATAEVFLLRGDRQAAIYKATAAERALPRGSPGWQRAMDIKGFIESGRPRR; translated from the coding sequence ATGGTTCCGAAGCGCATCGTTTCCTGCATCGCCCTTTTGCTGACACTTCTGGGGGCGACCGCCAGCGCGTCCGCCCAGCGGCTGGTTTTAGTCCGCGACGCCGAAATAGAAAACACGATTCGCATCTTCGCGGCGCCGATCTTCCGCGCCGCCGGGCTCGATCCCGGCGCGATCGAGGTCCATCTCGTGCAGGACGCCTCTCTCAACGCCTTCGTCGCCGGCGGCCAGCGCATCTTCCTGCACACCGGCCTGATCATGCGCACCGAGAACGCCGGCCAGCTGATCGGCGTGATCGCGCACGAAACCGGCCACATCAAGGGCGCGCATCTCGCCAAGCTGCAGGACGCGATCCGCAACGCCACCGCCGAGGCGATCATCGAGCAGATCCTGGCGGGCGCGGCGGTCGTCGCCGGCTCGCAGGTCGGCCGCGACAGCCAGGGCTACCCGCGCGATCCGCGCGTGCTGGGCGGTGGCAGCAGCACGGCGCTGCGCAGCTTCCTGAGCTACACCCGCTCGCAGGAGCAGCAGGCCGACCAGGCGGCGGTGGGCTTCCTCGAGCGCGCCGGCATCTCGCCCAGGGGCATGCTCGAGTTCATGAAGATCCTGCAGGTGCAGGAGCGCATCTATGTCGGCGTGCGCAGCACCGGCTACATGCGCACCCATCCGATGACCGGCGAACGCATCGATTTCCTCGAGGAGCAGGTGGCGCGCTCGCGCGCCGTCAACGCCGCGGAGCCGGCGCAGTTCAGGGAGCTGCATGCGCGGATGGTGGCCAAGACGCTGGGCTATTTCGAGCCGCAGCGCGCGCTGTCGAAGTATCCCGATTCCGATCGCAGCATCGCGGCGCGCTACGGCCGCGCCATGGCGCTGTGGCGCAGCGGCCAGGTCGGCGCCTCGATGTCGATCCTCGATTCGCTGATCCGCGAGCATCCGCGCGATCCCTATATTCACGAGCTGAAGGGCGACATCCTGCGCGACTCGCAGCGGCCGGCCGAGGCGGTGAGCTCCTACGAGCGGGCCGTTGCGCTGCTGCCCTCGTCCATCGCGCTGCGCTATCAGCTCGCCCAGGCGCAGGTGAACGCCGGGCGCTTCGCGCCGGCCGTCCGCAACCTCGACCAGGTGGTGATCGTCGAGACGCGCAATCTCGGCGCCTGGGACCTGATGGCGAGAGCCCAGGCGGGACTGGGCAACCAGGGCATGACCGACCTTGCCACCGCCGAGGTATTCCTGCTGAGGGGCGACCGCCAGGCAGCGATCTACAAGGCCACGGCGGCCGAACGCGCCCTGCCGCGCGGCTCGCCGGGCTGGCAGCGCGCCATGGATATCAAGGGCTTCATCGAATCCGGGCGGCCCAGGCGTTGA
- a CDS encoding gamma-glutamyltransferase has protein sequence MRFGTIDGPSPLAKANHTILAAAALAALLGGCSGDKPVRGDVGFIEGFFGAVVADEPRAADAGRDVLTSGGSAADAAVAMYFTMAATLPSAASLGAGGVCLVHNASRRSVESIVFPPVPVSGSARGYDIAVPMAARGMALLHARHGRSRWELLVAGGERVARFGAPVSRALSRDLQAGARLIGADPEARRIYDKGGGVAVTEGDVFHQGDLGATLGIIKARGGGDLYQGPLARQLSGAVQQAGGNLTLAHLRAAVPRVVPPLQVRFGDHTAFFAPAPFDGGQSAASAFQSGGSGGGTFEGGEAGFVAVDRDANAVSCVFTMNQLFGARRVAPGTGIMLGAPSGNGMAQTTPMLVSNVNNGEFLLAGAASGGPGAPAALGAAARTVLSTHGRLADAVGGTSGGVLSIFTCSRGLKFDRRTCQALADPRGHGLALIADR, from the coding sequence ATGCGCTTCGGAACCATCGACGGACCATCCCCCCTCGCCAAGGCCAACCATACCATTCTCGCGGCGGCGGCGCTCGCCGCGCTGCTGGGCGGCTGCTCCGGCGACAAGCCGGTACGCGGCGACGTGGGATTTATCGAGGGGTTTTTTGGCGCAGTTGTGGCGGACGAGCCGCGCGCGGCCGACGCCGGCCGGGACGTGCTGACCAGCGGCGGCAGCGCCGCGGACGCCGCCGTGGCCATGTACTTCACCATGGCGGCCACCCTGCCGTCGGCCGCCAGCCTGGGCGCCGGCGGAGTTTGCCTGGTTCACAACGCGAGCCGGCGGTCGGTCGAGTCGATCGTCTTTCCGCCGGTGCCGGTCAGCGGCTCGGCGCGCGGCTACGACATCGCCGTCCCGATGGCCGCGAGGGGCATGGCGCTGCTGCACGCGCGCCACGGCCGCTCGCGCTGGGAATTGCTGGTCGCCGGCGGCGAGCGCGTGGCACGTTTCGGCGCGCCGGTATCGCGTGCCCTGTCGCGCGACCTGCAGGCCGGCGCGCGTCTGATCGGGGCGGATCCGGAGGCGCGGCGCATCTACGATAAGGGCGGCGGGGTCGCCGTGACCGAGGGCGACGTGTTCCACCAGGGCGACCTCGGCGCCACGCTCGGCATCATCAAGGCGCGCGGCGGCGGCGACCTGTACCAGGGCCCGCTGGCGCGCCAGCTCAGCGGCGCGGTGCAGCAGGCCGGTGGCAACCTGACGCTGGCGCATCTGCGCGCGGCTGTCCCGCGTGTCGTGCCGCCGCTGCAGGTGCGCTTTGGCGATCACACCGCGTTCTTCGCGCCGGCGCCGTTCGACGGCGGCCAGTCCGCGGCATCGGCGTTCCAGAGTGGCGGCAGCGGCGGCGGCACCTTCGAGGGCGGCGAGGCCGGCTTCGTCGCTGTCGATCGCGACGCCAACGCGGTCAGCTGTGTCTTTACCATGAACCAGCTCTTCGGCGCGCGTCGCGTCGCGCCCGGCACCGGCATCATGTTGGGCGCGCCCTCGGGCAACGGCATGGCGCAGACGACGCCGATGCTTGTCAGCAACGTCAACAACGGCGAGTTCCTGCTCGCCGGCGCCGCATCGGGCGGTCCCGGCGCGCCGGCGGCGCTGGGGGCGGCGGCGCGTACGGTGCTCTCGACCCATGGCCGGCTGGCCGACGCCGTCGGCGGCACGAGTGGCGGCGTGCTCAGCATCTTCACCTGTTCGCGTGGGCTGAAGTTCGATCGTCGCACCTGCCAGGCGCTGGCTGATCCGCGCGGCCACGGCCTGGCGCTGATCGCCGACAGATGA
- a CDS encoding thioredoxin domain-containing protein has protein sequence MRWLVRLVAILAALALAPLAQAQSGSDRAAIEKIIKEYLIKNPEVLVEALQEYERRQGIEKEERAKAALVRFRDELANDALTPVGGNPKGDVTIVEFFDYNCGYCRRAHPTLKSVVAGDGRIRIVHKQFPILSEDSKIAARMALAAHKQGKYFEVHNALMEARGQISAERMAQVIADLKLDAQRLTKDMDDPAITQHIDKAAQLARALGVNGTPAFIIGTQLIPGAVDADTMKAAVAKARKG, from the coding sequence ATGCGCTGGTTAGTCCGCCTGGTTGCCATTCTCGCCGCGCTTGCCTTGGCGCCGCTCGCCCAGGCCCAGTCCGGATCGGACAGGGCGGCGATCGAGAAGATCATCAAGGAATACCTGATCAAGAACCCCGAGGTGCTGGTCGAGGCGCTGCAGGAGTACGAGCGCCGCCAGGGCATCGAGAAGGAGGAACGCGCCAAGGCGGCGCTGGTCAGGTTCAGGGACGAGCTGGCCAACGACGCGCTCACCCCGGTGGGCGGCAATCCAAAGGGCGACGTCACCATCGTCGAGTTCTTCGACTACAATTGCGGCTACTGCCGGCGCGCCCATCCCACGCTAAAATCGGTGGTCGCCGGCGACGGCAGGATTCGAATCGTCCACAAGCAGTTCCCGATCCTGTCGGAGGACTCGAAGATCGCCGCGCGCATGGCGCTGGCCGCCCATAAGCAGGGCAAGTATTTCGAGGTGCACAACGCGCTGATGGAAGCCCGCGGCCAGATCTCGGCCGAGCGCATGGCGCAGGTCATCGCCGATCTGAAGCTCGACGCGCAGCGCCTGACCAAGGACATGGACGACCCGGCGATCACCCAGCATATCGACAAGGCCGCCCAGCTCGCCCGGGCGCTGGGCGTCAACGGCACGCCGGCGTTCATCATCGGCACCCAGCTGATCCCCGGCGCCGTCGACGCCGACACCATGAAGGCCGCCGTCGCCAAGGCGCGCAAGGGCTGA
- a CDS encoding acyl-CoA/acyl-ACP dehydrogenase, with product MASDNETRDMFVEMASRLFSEQATREIINAFEKGTWPADLWRQVEEAGLPWAAVPESAGGAGGNIGDLMAVLREAGRNAVPLPLAETGLGAMIAGEAGLTPPPGPLALVISESSAPIRIAGGKVSGKARRVAFASVCDNIIVVSSGEVAIVAKAAVKIDARQGQTGEPYDDVTFDNAAASASASSKITPECALELAALARTSQMSGAADRILAITTQYAKERTQFGRSISTFQAIQHMLAELSTYVAAVAAAARTAARDAEEGDGSFAIWAAKTQASDAAHKICAIAHQSMGAMGFTYEHILHHYTRRLWVWRRDYGSESFWGAKLGRAMCEAGPDAMWPSLTSSKVAA from the coding sequence ATGGCATCGGACAACGAAACCCGCGACATGTTCGTGGAGATGGCGTCGCGGCTGTTCAGCGAGCAGGCGACGCGCGAGATCATCAACGCTTTCGAGAAAGGCACCTGGCCGGCCGATCTGTGGAGGCAGGTCGAGGAAGCCGGCCTGCCCTGGGCGGCGGTGCCGGAGAGCGCCGGCGGCGCCGGCGGCAATATCGGCGACCTGATGGCGGTGCTGCGCGAGGCCGGCCGCAACGCCGTGCCGCTGCCCCTCGCCGAGACCGGCCTGGGCGCGATGATCGCCGGCGAGGCGGGGCTGACGCCGCCGCCAGGGCCGCTGGCGCTGGTGATCTCGGAGTCGAGCGCGCCGATCCGCATCGCGGGCGGCAAGGTCTCAGGCAAGGCCAGGCGCGTCGCGTTTGCCTCGGTGTGCGACAACATCATCGTCGTCTCGTCCGGCGAAGTGGCGATTGTCGCGAAGGCGGCGGTGAAGATCGACGCCAGGCAGGGGCAAACTGGCGAGCCCTATGACGATGTGACCTTCGACAATGCCGCGGCGAGCGCATCGGCGTCCTCGAAGATCACGCCGGAATGCGCCCTGGAGCTGGCGGCGCTGGCGCGCACCAGCCAGATGAGTGGTGCGGCCGACCGCATCCTGGCGATCACCACGCAATATGCCAAGGAGCGTACGCAGTTCGGCCGCTCGATCAGCACCTTCCAGGCGATCCAGCACATGCTGGCCGAGCTCTCGACCTATGTCGCGGCGGTCGCGGCGGCGGCGCGCACCGCGGCGCGCGATGCGGAGGAGGGCGATGGCAGCTTCGCGATCTGGGCGGCCAAGACCCAGGCCAGCGACGCCGCGCACAAGATCTGCGCCATCGCGCACCAGTCGATGGGCGCGATGGGCTTTACCTACGAGCACATCCTGCACCACTACACGCGCCGCCTCTGGGTGTGGCGCCGCGACTACGGCAGCGAGTCGTTCTGGGGTGCCAAGCTCGGTCGCGCGATGTGTGAGGCGGGGCCGGATGCCATGTGGCCGTCGCTGACCTCGAGCAAGGTGGCCGCCTAG